A single region of the Polymorphum gilvum SL003B-26A1 genome encodes:
- a CDS encoding tellurite resistance TerB family protein, giving the protein MFDPKSLLDQVLGAGSSGASGKAGSDDLMRRGRDLLSSQRGGLAVGGLAGLLLGTKTGRKLGKTAVTYGGLALVAGLAYRAYQDYQAGKQGRIEPHRPTDARGTDFRLEAPKGTGFDPAQAPGGEARVATALLSAMIAAAKADGHIDAEEQRRIFGKMDEAGLGADEKAFLMDELRAPLDMDKVVTLARTPEEAAEIYAASRLAIDPDHRAEKAYLDMLAARLDLDPALVDEIEYAVREAELS; this is encoded by the coding sequence ATGTTCGATCCCAAATCCCTTCTCGACCAGGTTCTCGGCGCCGGTTCGTCCGGCGCGTCCGGCAAGGCCGGGTCCGACGACCTGATGCGGCGTGGGCGCGACTTGCTGTCTTCGCAGCGCGGCGGACTGGCGGTCGGTGGGCTGGCCGGTCTGCTGCTCGGCACCAAGACCGGGCGCAAGCTCGGCAAGACGGCGGTCACCTACGGCGGGCTGGCGCTGGTTGCAGGGCTTGCCTACCGGGCCTATCAGGACTACCAGGCCGGCAAGCAGGGCCGGATCGAGCCGCATCGGCCGACGGACGCGCGCGGCACCGACTTCCGCCTGGAGGCGCCGAAGGGCACGGGCTTCGACCCGGCGCAGGCGCCGGGCGGCGAGGCACGCGTGGCGACCGCCCTACTCAGCGCAATGATCGCGGCGGCCAAGGCCGACGGGCATATCGACGCCGAAGAACAGCGCAGGATCTTCGGCAAGATGGACGAAGCCGGGCTTGGCGCGGACGAAAAGGCGTTCCTGATGGACGAACTGCGCGCGCCGCTCGACATGGACAAGGTGGTGACGCTGGCGCGCACGCCGGAGGAGGCGGCCGAGATCTATGCCGCCTCGCGGCTGGCGATCGATCCCGACCATCGGGCCGAGAAAGCCTATCTCGACATGCTGGCTGCCCGGCTCGACCTCGACCCCGCGCTGGTCGACGAGATCGAATACGCCGTACGCGAGGCCGAACTGTCGTAA